A genomic stretch from Hemicordylus capensis ecotype Gifberg chromosome 1, rHemCap1.1.pri, whole genome shotgun sequence includes:
- the CMKLR2 gene encoding chemerin-like receptor 2, with product MTMASADPMQYEDLDNFTYYVENFEEDEPPLSYLSNTQIVSLVLHGVAFLLGVPGNAIVIWIMGFKWNKSVTSLWFLNLAIADLIFVLFLPFYITYVAMGFHWPFGKWLCKANSFIALFNMFASVFFLTAISLDRYVHLIHPVFSYKYRSLKNTLLLTGVIWFLATAIGSPALYFRDTLTLPNNFTICYNNFHTNNLDLIILRHNVLIWVRFICGYLFPLLTMIVCYSLLIIQVKKSAVLTSSRLFWTVIVVVAAFFVCWTPYQVFSILELSAHRNAYLLDLFRDAIPLTVGFAFINSCLNPILYVLLSKKCQFCCSVTFSELVKHTLLEVSQSGTVSEQVWNSMRLQQETLGLESSVGKTSL from the coding sequence ATGACGATGGCATCAGCTGACCCCATGCAGTATGAAGACCTTGACAACTTCACTTACTATGTTGAGAATTTTGAGGAAGATGAGCCTCCCCTCTCCTACCTCAGTAACACACAGATTGTTTCTCTTGTGCTGCACGGTGTGGCTTTTCTCCTAGGAGTACCTGGTAATGCAATAGTCATCTGGATTATGGGTTTTAAATGGAACAAGTCAGTCACTTCCCTCTGGTTCCTCAACCTGGCCATTGCAGACTTAATCTTTGTCCTTTTCCTGCCTTTCTACATTACATATGTGGCAATGGGTTTCCACTGGCCCTTTGGGAAATGGCTCTGTAAAGCAAACTCCTTTATTGCCTTGTTCAATATGTTTGCCAGTGTCTTCTTCCTGACAGCAATCAGCCTTGACCGCTATGTCCATCTGATCCATCCGGTCTTCTCCTACAAGTATCGGTCTCTCAAAAACACCCTCCTTTTGACTGGAGTCATTTGGTTTTTGGCTACAGCCATTGGCAGTCCAGCATTGTATTTTAGAGACACGCTTACATTACCCAACAATTTCACCATTTGCTACAACAACTTTCATACAAATAATCTGGATCTCATTATATTAAGACACAATGTTCTGATCTGGGTGAGGTTCATTTGTGGCTATCTCTTTCCTCTCTTGACCATGATTGTGTGTTACTCCCTTCTGATCATCCAGGTGAAGAAGAGTGCAGTGTTGACCTCCAGCAGGCTTTTCTGGACTGTTATTGTTGTGGTGGCGGCTTTTTTTGTTTGCTGGACCCCATACCAAGTATTTAGCATTCTTGAACTGTCTGCTCACCGTAATGCCTACTTGCTTGACTTGTTTCGGGATGCCATTCCTCTTACTGTTGGTTTTGCTTTCATCAATAGCTGCCTTAACCCAATTCTCTATGTTCTTCTCAGCAAAAAATGCCAATTCTGTTGTAGTGTGACATTTTCAGAATTGGTGAAACATACACTATTGGAGGTTAGCCAGTCTGGCACAGTCAGTGAACAAGTTTGGAACTCCATGAGATTGCAGCAGGAAACTCTTGGGCTTGAAAGTTCTGTGGGGAAAACCTCTCTGTGA